The genomic segment TGGTGCATGAGAATAAACAAATCGACTGGGCTCAGCCTCAAGGCACCGAAGTGGCGCTTGAAGTGGAAGGACGTTATCAGAAGGGCCGCGCGTCGGTCGATGAGTGGCTGGAGCAGACGTCGATCGCCAACCCGCATGTGCGGCTCGTCTATCACACACCCGAAGGCGAAACGAAGGAGTATCCTCGGACCTATCACGAGCTGCCGCCTTCACCGAAAGAAATCAAGCCGCATCCCTATGGCATTGAGTTCGGAGCCTTGCTCAAGATGTTGCAGGACACGAAGAGCCAGACGGTGGCCGGTTTCCTCGCGAGCGACTTCTGCCGGGTCTCGCCTGCGTTGGCCGAGGAGATCTGCAAAGCGGCGAAGCTGTCGCCCTCTACCAAGCCTCGCGACGTGAAGCATCAGGCCGCCGAAACGCTCTACAAAACAATTCAGACCACCAAGATCATGGCGCCGCCGACGAACTGCATTTCCCCGATCGGGGAGAAGGCGATCCTCTCGGGGCTCTATAAACAAATTAAAGGAGAGTTTTATACGGCCGTGAGTCGTCCACCGGCCGTCTATCGCGGCTACCCCTTTATCATCGAGGCAGGGCTCGCCTTCGGGAAAGGTCCGGAGGAAGTCGCCAAGCCCCAGCAGGCCGCCGTGCCGCTGGCCGAAGGTGAAGACCAGGGCAACGATACCGAGCAGGCGCGGGTGATCCGCTATGCGAACCGGGTGCCGCTGCTCTATCAACAATCGGCCTGTGCCACGTTCAAAGCGGTGCTCAGCACCACCTGGCGAAACTATGGGGTGTCGCAGTCTCGTGGCGCACTGCCTGCCGGTCCGATGGTGATTTTTGTGCACATGGCATCCGTATGGGTGCCGTTCACCAGCGAGTCGAAAGAAGCGATCGCCGACTACGACGAAATTCAGAAGGAAATTACGCTGGCGCTTCGTGAGGCCGGTCGGCGGCTGGGGATTTTTCTGCGAAGAAGAGAGCGGGCCGCCAGTGAGTTTCGTCGTCGCAATATTTTCGAGCTCTACATAGAAGAGGTGGTGGCCGCGTGCAATCGCTTGAAAGGCGGAAACCTTCCCACGGAGAAATTGAAGGAGCAGTTGCACAAGATCGCCAGTTCCCGGACGGGCGGGCTCAAGACCGATGAGGCGCTCGGGAAAACCGGTGCCGGACCCGAAGGCCTGCCGCACTCGATCATCGTGACCGCCGAGGGGATCGAGGGAGAGACCGAGATTGCTCAGCAACCGCCTGGATTGCCTGCACTTTCCGCCAATACGGGGGAGGATGAGCCGATCACGGAGACGAAAAAGCGGATGAAAGCAAAGCGCGGCTCGAAGGAGACACCCAACGTCGGAGAGGGCAGGTCTGTCGGGGCAACGAAGGCGAAAGCCGGACAGCAAGCCCTGTTCGGCGATGAGTCATCGTCAAAGAAGCGGGCGGCACCGCTCAAGAGAAAACCTGCGCGGACAACCGCCACCCGAAAAAGGACATAGGACAGGGTATGGCACAGGCAAAGACGAAGAAGAACGGGGCGGTGGGGAAAAAGCTCGTCGGGATGGCCGATGTGGTCATTGCGGCGGCGCAACGGGCCAAGGACCCGACGTTTGAAATTCCGATCCGTGCCTTGTCGAACGTGTCGTTCAATCCCCGCCGGGGACTGATCGAGATGGGCGAGAAGAAGCAATCCCGGTCGTTTTTTAACGTTGGGATGGCGAAGAAATTCATGCAGACGATGCTGGTGGCCGATGCGCTGGCCGAGCTGCAGCAGGCCGATCTGACCACCTCGCTCAGGGAAATCTATTATCGGACGAAACATACGATTCAGGACTCCCATGAGAATACCTTCGATACGCAGGACGAGTCCGACCCGATTATCGAAGATCTCGAAGTCTCGCTGGTAGCGCTCCGGGAAGAACTCCATGTGCGCGCGGAAAACAGCGGCAGCATTGTCGGGCCGGTCGTATTCGGGGACGACGGCGACCGGGTGGATTGTGCCAAGCTGGGCAAGGGTGGATATTCCGTGCCCTCGATCGTCGAACCCGAGTATCTGGAGATCCGCCGCTGCACCGCCGACTTCCTCCTGCTGGTCGAAAAAGGCACGCAGTGGAATCGACTCTCGGAAGATAAGTTCTGGCGGCGATACAACTGTGTGCTTCTGACGGGGAACGGGCAACCGCCGCGCGGGGTGCGGCGGCTGGCGCGTCGTCTGCACGAGGAGCACAAGCTGCCCGTGTATGTGCTGGTCGACAACGATCCCTGGGGGTATTATATTTATTCGGTCGTGAAACAGGGCTCGATCAACCTAGCATTCGAAAGCCAGCGTATGGCGATTCCGAAGGCGAAATTCATCGGGCTTTCCAGCGCCGATCCGGAACGTTATGAGTTGCCGAGGAATGTGGGCATCAAGCTGAACGAAAAAGACATTACCCGCGCCAAAGAGCTGCTGAATTATCAATGGTTCCAGAAGCCGGCCTGGCAGCATGAAATCAAACGCATGCTCACAAGCGGGCTGAAATACGAACTGGACGCGCTTGCGAACAAGGACTTTCAATATCTCACTAAGAAGTATCTGCCGCGCAAGTTGAAGGAAAAGGACTGGTTGGATTAGCAGCTGAGCGTCGCGTTTCTTCCGACAGGGCCTCGCGTCCAACGCGTCTCATGACGCTCCTGGAGTCACGATATGAATATGCTGATGTTGGCTTTCCGGTCGTCGTTGAAGGAACGGGTGCATGTGTTACTCGAACAGTGCGATGTTCGCGCCTACACCGAACTGCCTGAGACGACCGGAGCCGGACAGACGGGTC from the Nitrospira sp. genome contains:
- a CDS encoding DNA topoisomerase VI subunit B codes for the protein MTAVEMGARQREISVSEFFTKNRHLLGFDNPRKALLTCVKEAVDNSLDACEEAGILPEVTVRLETVANGQAPVAPSQATRFRITVNDNGPGIVRQQIPRVFAKLLYGSKFHRMRMSRGQQGIGISAAGMYGQLTTGKPVKVISRTGPRAAAHYFEVQIDTKKNEPLVHENKQIDWAQPQGTEVALEVEGRYQKGRASVDEWLEQTSIANPHVRLVYHTPEGETKEYPRTYHELPPSPKEIKPHPYGIEFGALLKMLQDTKSQTVAGFLASDFCRVSPALAEEICKAAKLSPSTKPRDVKHQAAETLYKTIQTTKIMAPPTNCISPIGEKAILSGLYKQIKGEFYTAVSRPPAVYRGYPFIIEAGLAFGKGPEEVAKPQQAAVPLAEGEDQGNDTEQARVIRYANRVPLLYQQSACATFKAVLSTTWRNYGVSQSRGALPAGPMVIFVHMASVWVPFTSESKEAIADYDEIQKEITLALREAGRRLGIFLRRRERAASEFRRRNIFELYIEEVVAACNRLKGGNLPTEKLKEQLHKIASSRTGGLKTDEALGKTGAGPEGLPHSIIVTAEGIEGETEIAQQPPGLPALSANTGEDEPITETKKRMKAKRGSKETPNVGEGRSVGATKAKAGQQALFGDESSSKKRAAPLKRKPARTTATRKRT
- a CDS encoding DNA topoisomerase IV subunit A; the encoded protein is MAQAKTKKNGAVGKKLVGMADVVIAAAQRAKDPTFEIPIRALSNVSFNPRRGLIEMGEKKQSRSFFNVGMAKKFMQTMLVADALAELQQADLTTSLREIYYRTKHTIQDSHENTFDTQDESDPIIEDLEVSLVALREELHVRAENSGSIVGPVVFGDDGDRVDCAKLGKGGYSVPSIVEPEYLEIRRCTADFLLLVEKGTQWNRLSEDKFWRRYNCVLLTGNGQPPRGVRRLARRLHEEHKLPVYVLVDNDPWGYYIYSVVKQGSINLAFESQRMAIPKAKFIGLSSADPERYELPRNVGIKLNEKDITRAKELLNYQWFQKPAWQHEIKRMLTSGLKYELDALANKDFQYLTKKYLPRKLKEKDWLD